A single Methylobacterium sp. 17Sr1-1 DNA region contains:
- the trpS gene encoding tryptophan--tRNA ligase: MSVEAPSRPVILTGDRTTGPLHLGHYAGSLRNRVALQHSHRQYLLLADAQALTDNAHDPARIARNVIEVATDYLAVGIDPAVTTICVQSALPALAELTLLYLNFVTVARLERNPTIKDEIQARGFGRDIPAGFLCYPAAQAADITAFRATLVPVGEDQAPLIEQTNEIVRRLNRQVGYDLLPEARALIPEVGRLPGVDGRAKMSKSGGNAVPLSASDAEIAAAVQRMYTDPGHLRVSDPGRVEGNVVFTYLDAFDPDPEAVAALKAHYRRGGLGDAALKERLAGVLRDLLGPIRERRAGIARDPDLVMDVLRTGTARARTVTAATRDAVQDALGLFRL, translated from the coding sequence ATGTCCGTCGAAGCGCCGTCCCGGCCCGTCATCCTCACCGGCGACCGTACCACCGGTCCGCTGCATCTCGGCCATTACGCCGGCTCGCTGCGCAACCGCGTGGCGCTCCAGCACAGCCACCGCCAGTACCTGCTGCTCGCCGACGCGCAGGCACTGACCGACAACGCCCATGACCCGGCCCGCATCGCCCGCAACGTGATCGAGGTCGCGACCGATTATCTCGCGGTCGGCATCGACCCGGCGGTCACGACGATCTGCGTGCAATCGGCCCTGCCGGCGCTGGCCGAACTGACCCTGCTCTACCTGAACTTCGTCACGGTAGCCCGGCTGGAGCGCAATCCGACGATCAAGGACGAGATCCAGGCCCGCGGCTTCGGCCGCGACATCCCGGCGGGCTTCCTGTGCTACCCCGCTGCCCAGGCCGCCGACATCACGGCGTTCCGGGCGACCCTGGTGCCGGTGGGCGAGGACCAGGCTCCGCTCATCGAGCAGACCAACGAGATCGTCCGCCGCCTCAACCGTCAGGTCGGGTACGATCTCCTGCCCGAGGCGCGGGCGCTGATCCCGGAGGTCGGCCGGCTGCCCGGCGTCGATGGTCGGGCGAAGATGAGCAAGTCGGGCGGCAACGCGGTGCCGCTCTCGGCTTCTGACGCCGAGATCGCGGCGGCGGTGCAGCGGATGTACACCGATCCCGGCCACCTGCGCGTCAGCGATCCGGGCCGGGTCGAGGGCAACGTGGTCTTCACCTATCTCGACGCCTTCGACCCCGATCCGGAGGCGGTCGCAGCGCTGAAGGCGCATTACCGCCGCGGCGGCCTCGGCGATGCCGCGCTCAAGGAGCGCCTCGCGGGCGTGCTGCGCGACCTCCTCGGGCCGATTCGCGAGCGGCGGGCCGGGATCGCCCGCGATCCGGATCTCGTGATGGACGTGCTGCGCACCGGCACCGCGCGGGCGAGGACCGTCACCGCCGCCACGCGGGACGCGGTGCAGGACGCCCTCGGGCTGTTCCGGCTCTGA
- a CDS encoding amidoligase family protein, translating to MVESSRAESPRAAFRPPPRPLRADGTPRRVGVEIEFMGPPARVAATALAAGLGGRVAEEDPHAFRVEGTSLGDIRVELDLRAAHPQRRVPAQGAGPGLPVRAAGRTLAAFLGPVVPREAITGPLAFDRLPEVDRLAALLHGAGGRGRGAVLLGSLGLHFNVEPPDLDAATLTGLLRAYLRREPDLRRATAAGGFLAARGLPPPFPAPYVARVLDPGYRPDLDALARDYLAANPTRHRGLDLLPILAHRDEAGVRAALPPDEKVSPRPVLHYRMPQAHVGLAGWSLAPAWNLWVGVEELAEESAPQAASP from the coding sequence ATGGTCGAGTCTTCGAGGGCCGAATCTCCGAGGGCCGCGTTCCGCCCGCCGCCCCGGCCCCTGCGGGCCGACGGGACGCCCCGCCGGGTCGGCGTCGAGATCGAGTTCATGGGCCCCCCGGCCCGGGTCGCCGCCACGGCACTCGCCGCCGGCCTCGGCGGGCGCGTCGCCGAGGAGGATCCTCACGCCTTCCGGGTCGAGGGGACCTCGCTCGGCGACATCCGGGTCGAGCTCGACCTGCGCGCCGCCCATCCGCAGCGCCGGGTTCCCGCACAAGGCGCAGGGCCCGGCCTGCCGGTCCGGGCCGCGGGACGCACGCTGGCGGCCTTCCTCGGTCCGGTGGTGCCGCGCGAGGCGATCACCGGCCCCCTCGCCTTCGACCGCCTGCCGGAGGTCGACCGCCTCGCCGCCCTTCTGCACGGCGCCGGCGGGCGGGGGCGCGGGGCGGTGCTGCTCGGCTCCCTCGGGCTCCACTTCAACGTCGAGCCCCCGGACCTCGACGCCGCCACCCTCACGGGCCTGCTCCGGGCCTACCTGCGGCGCGAGCCGGATTTGCGCCGGGCGACCGCCGCGGGCGGGTTCCTGGCCGCCCGGGGCCTGCCGCCGCCCTTCCCCGCGCCTTACGTGGCGCGGGTGCTCGATCCGGGCTACCGGCCCGACCTCGACGCGCTCGCCCGCGACTACCTCGCCGCCAACCCGACCCGCCATCGCGGCCTCGACCTGCTGCCGATCCTCGCCCACCGCGACGAGGCCGGGGTGCGGGCGGCCCTGCCGCCGGACGAGAAGGTGAGCCCGCGCCCGGTGCTGCACTACCGGATGCCGCAGGCGCATGTGGGGCTGGCGGGCTGGAGCCTGGCCCCGGCCTGGAATCTTTGGGTGGGGGTGGAGGAGCTGGCGGAGGAGAGCGCTCCGCAGGCAGCAAGTCCGTAG
- a CDS encoding adenylate/guanylate cyclase domain-containing protein — protein sequence MSRPHPNPPDGGAAPGPAGDGTGLAAGLAAGTATRVLAMRLVMLGVLAVSAHLSDGALHAGSHWFILAGYAASSLWLAATARRRNSERWAWITTLLDAALAAYIVLEYMMAAADAADEPGTLASRLPAFLLLLESGLTLRPRHTAVFVALVAGVWSGALGLGLLEPRLGLPPAGPNIFGLLSFLVAGAFVIEGSLRLRRGVATMLRLEHERATLARFVPAGIDLVRRDGPTALQPRHACLLALDIRGFSALTRRWGEARVLDWLLAVRALAHAAVTGHGGLVDKYVGDGVLAQFVDGAPAAQAAAALACVREIEVRMRRMNEARGHQDLPPLALTASLHAGEVLVGVLDDGLRAEFTVLGPAMNALARVEARAKRENLPVAVSKRVMRLLGPAAPPARRLPRRPGEDDCPDLFGLEPVPLTVAS from the coding sequence ATGAGCAGACCCCATCCGAACCCGCCGGACGGCGGCGCGGCGCCCGGCCCCGCCGGGGACGGGACCGGCCTCGCCGCCGGTCTCGCGGCGGGCACGGCCACCCGCGTGCTCGCGATGCGGCTGGTGATGCTGGGGGTGCTGGCGGTCTCGGCCCATCTCAGCGACGGCGCGCTGCATGCCGGCAGCCACTGGTTCATCCTGGCCGGCTACGCGGCGTCCTCGCTCTGGCTCGCCGCCACGGCGCGGCGGCGCAACAGCGAGCGCTGGGCCTGGATCACGACGTTGCTCGACGCGGCGCTCGCCGCCTACATCGTGCTCGAATACATGATGGCGGCGGCCGACGCCGCCGACGAGCCCGGCACCCTGGCGAGCCGGCTGCCGGCCTTCCTGCTGCTGCTCGAATCCGGCTTGACCCTGCGGCCGCGCCATACCGCGGTATTCGTCGCCCTCGTCGCCGGGGTGTGGTCCGGGGCGCTCGGCCTCGGCCTGCTCGAACCCCGCCTCGGCCTGCCGCCGGCGGGACCGAACATCTTCGGCCTGCTGTCCTTCCTGGTCGCGGGCGCCTTCGTGATCGAGGGGTCGCTGCGCCTGCGCCGGGGCGTGGCGACGATGCTGCGCCTGGAGCACGAGCGGGCGACCCTGGCGCGCTTCGTGCCCGCCGGCATCGACCTGGTGCGGCGCGACGGGCCGACGGCGCTCCAGCCGCGCCATGCCTGCCTGCTCGCCCTCGACATCCGGGGCTTCTCCGCCCTCACCCGGCGCTGGGGCGAGGCCCGGGTGCTGGACTGGCTGCTGGCGGTGCGGGCGCTCGCCCACGCGGCGGTCACCGGGCATGGCGGCCTCGTCGACAAGTATGTCGGCGACGGGGTGCTGGCCCAGTTCGTCGACGGCGCGCCGGCCGCGCAGGCCGCAGCGGCGCTCGCCTGCGTGCGGGAGATCGAGGTCCGGATGCGGCGGATGAACGAGGCCCGCGGGCACCAGGACCTGCCGCCGCTGGCGCTGACCGCCTCGCTCCATGCCGGCGAGGTGCTGGTGGGGGTGCTCGACGACGGCTTGCGGGCCGAGTTCACCGTACTCGGCCCGGCGATGAACGCGCTGGCCCGGGTCGAGGCCCGGGCCAAGCGCGAGAACCTGCCGGTCGCGGTCTCGAAGCGCGTGATGCGGCTCCTCGGCCCCGCCGCGCCGCCGGCCCGCCGCCTGCCGCGCCGCCCGGGCGAGGACGATTGCCCGGACCTGTTCGGCCTCGAACCCGTTCCTCTGACCGTGGCGTCGTGA
- a CDS encoding CopG family transcriptional regulator codes for MTENVHELRPKGPGPKLPDSEKVTVNLGFVDLGRIDLMVRDGFYANRADFIRTAVRNQLDRQDEALRQSVARRQLSLGLTAITRAELEAARDAGTPLSIQVLGLASIADDVTPELARAAIASIHVLGAFHASAAVKAALADRIV; via the coding sequence ATGACCGAAAACGTGCATGAGCTGCGGCCCAAGGGGCCGGGCCCCAAGCTGCCCGACAGCGAGAAGGTCACGGTCAATCTCGGCTTCGTCGATCTCGGCCGCATCGACCTGATGGTGCGGGACGGGTTCTACGCCAACCGGGCCGACTTCATCCGCACGGCGGTGCGCAACCAGCTCGACCGGCAGGACGAGGCGTTGCGCCAGTCGGTGGCGCGCCGGCAGCTCAGCCTCGGACTCACCGCCATCACGCGGGCCGAGCTGGAGGCGGCGCGGGATGCGGGCACGCCGCTCAGCATCCAGGTCCTCGGGCTCGCCAGCATCGCCGACGACGTGACGCCGGAGCTCGCCCGCGCGGCCATCGCGTCGATCCACGTGCTCGGCGCCTTCCACGCCAGCGCCGCCGTCAAGGCGGCGCTCGCCGACCGCATCGTCTGA